One region of Culex pipiens pallens isolate TS chromosome 2, TS_CPP_V2, whole genome shotgun sequence genomic DNA includes:
- the LOC120421481 gene encoding ras-related protein Rab-18A, giving the protein MQQENILATFKILIIGESGVGKSSLMLRFTEDDFDKDQALTIGVDFKTKIVEIDNVKVKLAIWDTAGQERFRTLTPSYYRDAQGAILVYDVTKKDTFQKLESWLNELEIYGTRNNMAKMIVGNKIDSTDRSITRDDGFRFAKKHRTMFIETSARTNEGVRDAFEEVVRKIMETDGLWERNDYGDSLDLNRGGGQQSGCSC; this is encoded by the exons ATGCAGCAGGAAAATATTCTAGCGACGTTCAAAATTCTAATAATAGGAGAGAGCGGTGTCGGAAAATCTAG CTTAATGCTAAGGTTCACCGAGGACGACTTCGACAAAGATCAGGCTTTAACGATTGGAGTGGACTTCAAAACCAAAATCGTAGAAATTGACAACGTAAAAGTTAAGCTAGCCATCTGGGACACGGCAGGACAGGAACGGTTCCGCACACTGACCCCGAGTTATTACAG agatgcACAGGGCGCAATTCTCGTATACGACGTTACGAAAAAGGACACCTTCCAGAAGCTCGAGTCCTGGCTGAACGAGCTGGAAATCTACGGTACGCGAAACAACATGGCCAAGATGATTGTGGGCAATAAGATCGACTCGACGGACAGGTCGATAACGCGGGACGACGGTTTCCGATTCGCCAAGAAGCACCGTACGATGTTCATCGAGACCTCGGCGCGAACGAACGAGGGCGTGCGGGACGCGTTCGAGGAAGTGGTTCGGAAG ATCATGGAAACGGACGGCCTTTGGGAGCGCAACGACTACGGAGATTCGCTAGATTTGAACCGGGGTGGAGGACAGCAATCCGGGTGTTCGTGTTAA
- the LOC120421468 gene encoding uncharacterized protein LOC120421468: MTSPKTCPAIVTSSSSSNTASANLVAANNFQQGVPSALTVSHRILRSPSHESFSTDLSLISISVSSMASEATSVLNRSSCSLLTKTMEDKLGNLLIKDAKKNRSSTITERWTESNDLIRNCATLSAALGIHKSFSTTDIYQLPSDQHNIGGRLSTSELALTSFQKAGYLFDHPRLDHTSRSYSTWVAVGELASTSQLPSPHGGQSSNQVPTICNSTPTPSFTVSDLISSVNKKIRQNYIRRRLYTTYRAIERLSQSEFNLDRLEAAAFAASNFSNPGPTELLVPTTHASASPISGKSANVESSPVTTGSASPAAAGTSSAAKKSSSKSKKNLTFLDIESERGKPLSKYERHMLIFNWLHTIDDAPLEIEN; encoded by the exons ATGACGTCACCCAAGACTTGCCCGGCCATtgtcaccagcagcagcagcagcaacacggCCAGTGCCAACCTCGTCGCCGCCAACAACTTCCAGCAGGGCGTTCCATCTGCCCTCACGGTATCGCATCGCATCCTGCGCTCGCCATCGCACGAGAGCTTCTCCACGGACCTGTCGCTGATCTCGATCTCCGTGTCGTCGATGGCGTCCGAGGCGACCAGCGTGCTGAACCGGTCCAGCTGCAGCCTGCTGACGAAGACGATGGAGGACAAGCTGGGCAATTTGCTGATCAAAGATGCCAAAAAGAATCG ATCATCTACCATCACCGAGCGCTGGACCGAGAGTAACGATCTGATCCGAAACTGTGCCACGCTGTCGGCCGCGCTCGGCATTCACAAGAGTTTCAGCACGACCGACATCTACCAGCTGCCGTCCGATCAGCATAACATTGGCGGAAGACTGTCGACCTCCGAGCTGGCCCTGACGTCGTTCCAGAAGGCCGGCTACCTGTTCGACCATCCCCGGCTAGATCACACGTCCCGTTCGTACTCGACCTGGGTGGCCGTGGGAGAGCTCGCATCCACGTCGCAGTTGCCTTCGCCGCACGGTGGTCAGTCCTCGAACCAGGTTCCGACGATCTGCAACTCCACTCCGACGCCCAGCTTCACCGTCTCGGACCTGATCAGCTCGGTCAACAAGAAGATCCGCCAGAACTACATCCGGCGGCGACTCTACACGACCTACCGTGCCATTGAGCGACTCTCCCAGAGCGAGTTCAACCTGGACCGGCTCGAGGCAGCCGCGTTCGCCGCCAGCAATTTCAGCAATCCCGGCCCAACCGAACTGCTCGTCCCAACCACCCATGCCTCGGCGTCGCCCATCAGCGGCAAGTCGGCCAACGTCGAATCGAGCCCGGTCACGACCGGCTCGGCCAGTCCAGCTGCTGCAGGCACTTCATCGGCCGCCAAAAAGTCCAGCAGCAAATCCAAAAAGAACCTAACATTCCTAGACATCGAAAGCGAACGGGGCAAACCGCTGTCCAAGTACGAACGCCACATGCTGATCTTCAACTGGCTGCACACCATCGACGATGCACCGCTGGAGATCGAAAATTGA
- the LOC120431871 gene encoding 26S proteasome non-ATPase regulatory subunit 5, translating into MDENVCRELLANLQIEQSRKTALTEIKNTLISSNDSSIASSFLKSPELLECMTDSNSEQTLLACDILSICMSNLSIDESTEVKNVIEKSLSHGNASVQAFGLRELRRVSSSEAFANETLILLVINCLASEETSVGTPSIDLLVALLPKFVHMRSVQDNLEKLLGANDIVRCRLYEVAVKVGRQSGELLDAMKKFLQKAIQELDEEDILLQLSVLQVLSDLPVNNHGMAYLENNGVFDKLMQKIERLEEDPLATILVPGFMRFYGSIATIHPARIYDGYPKIITLLFDCLLSEDLTILPTAYDTLGCIAYPSEGKRQLHYKHGAVLKKTLKHIHGVIRNLPNDIKLRLLGCLTNLFAVDGASADNQITSITQTWYGYLSEEENLNLVMDYIRNAFPDIKRAALALLRALVGHRWGQQYMLQTGGFVEYLLDRKQEADKDVILDKYEIIRLLATSSVFDPQTSAELKQYAAEGAFYVRGITEVAVEGAS; encoded by the exons ATGGACGAAAACGTGTGCCGCGAGCTGCTGGCCAACCTGCAGATCGAGCAGTCCCGTAAGACGGCCCTCACCGAGATCAAAAATACGCTCATTTCCAGCAACGACTCTTCGATCGCAAGCAGCTTCCTCAAGTCGCCGGAACTGCTCGAGTGTATGACCGATTCCAACAG CGAGCAAACCCTGCTGGCCTGCGACATCCTGTCGATTTGTATGAGCAATCTGTCCATTGACGAATCGACGGAGGTTAAGAACGTCATTGAAAAATCGTTGAGTCATGGGAATGCAAGCGTGCAGGCGTTTGGGCTGCGCGAGTTGCGGCGGGTTTCGTCCTCGGAGGCGTTTGCCAACGAGACGCTGATTCTGTTGGTCATCAACTGCCTCGCGTCGGAGGAGACCAGCGTCGGAACGCCTTCGATAGATTTGCTGGTGGCGTTGCTGCCCAAGTTTGTCCACATGCGAAGCGTTCAGGACAATCTGGAGAAGCTGCTGGGGGCGAACGACATTGTTCGGTGTCGGTTGTACGAGGTCGCCGTGAAGGTTGGCCGGCAGTCCGGGGAGCTGTTGGACGCGATGAAGAAGTTCCTTCAGAAGGCCATCCAAGAGCTGGACGAGGAGGACATTTTGCTGCAGTTGAGTGTGCTGCAAGTATTGTCTGATCTGCCGGTGAATAACCACGGCATGGCATATTTAGAGAACAACGGAGTGTTTGATAAGTTGATGCAAAAGATTGAACGATTGGAGGAGGATCCGTTGGCGACGATTCTTGTGCCAGGGTTCATGCGGTTCTACGGCAGTATTGCAACAATTCACCCGGCCAGGATCTACGATGGCTACCCGAAGATTATTACGCTGCTGTTTGATTGCCTGTTGTCTGAGGATCTTACCATTTTGCCAACGGCGTACGATACTTTGG GATGCATCGCGTACCCGAGCGAGGGCAAGCGCCAGCTTCACTACAAGCACGGTGCAGTGCTGAAGAAGACCCTGAAGCACATCCACGGCGTCATCCGGAATCTACCGAACGACATCAAGCTGCGACTGTTGGGCTGCCTGACGAACCTGTTCGCGGTCGATGGCGCCTCGGCCGATAATCAGATCAC TTCAATCACCCAAACGTGGTACGGGTACCTCTCCGAGGAGGAAAACCTAAACCTGGTGATGGACTACATTCGGAACGCCTTCCCGGACATCAAGCGGGCCGCCCTAGCTCTGCTCCGGGCGCTCGTTGGTCACCGTTGGGGCCAGCAGTACATGCTGCAGACGGGAGGTTTCGTCGAGTACTTGCTAGACCGGAAGCAGGAAGCCGACAAGGACGTCATTCTGGACAAGTACGAGATCATTCGGCTGCTGGCCACGTCGAGTGTGTTTGATCCGCAAACGAGCGCCGAGCTGAAGCAGTACGCCGCCGAAGGTGCGTTCTACGTGCGGGGAATCACCGAGGTGGCTGTGGAGGGAGCGTCGTAA